A genomic stretch from Chitinophaga agri includes:
- a CDS encoding cellulase family glycosylhydrolase: MKNPILLFLFLLSCVTGHAQVPWLYVDGNRIKDSSGNNVTLRGVSILAPEHNNECTTCASKPISEMLEWQADAGRGWQSRVVRLQVTCAKVSDPAQSFADIIDPYVQQAIAKGLYIIVDLHFVSNYGSGGIPQVFVMNFWKYVAPKYANTPNVLFEIYNEPINPDVWTTWKSYIQPVIDTIRTVAPRNIILVGGPQWSTRVNSAAANPMTGGNLVYVYHIYPNQGAATTANLNTRFGTAAQTIPVMVTEFGWNDNSDYSDGVTRGTTTGWGTPFRTYLDAHPEIGWTGYIFDNFWKPQYFDWNWNLMSGENQGQFMQQWFAGKKNDGQPEAVQLSAYPVSPTAINLTWPADSTGVLKRATISGGPYTVIDSLTATNYSDTGLTANTTYYYAINDGPEIAATTDPNGYAPDVPMYLTSIAGNAAIELNWWKNAVGATSYNVYRSTAAMGPYTLMATGITGTTYTDASVTNDVTYYYRISSVSTVESAQGHAVADVPSANMVIVDNVAAVATGSWTNSTSSPGYYGSNYMVDGNTGATGGRQMQFTPALPVAGTYDVYMRWASGTNRASNTPVDINYDGGSSSYRINQQIENGVWKYLGTYNFAAGTTGNVVIRNDSANGYVIADAVKFVLRPAALSASMLKKTNVQAFTIYPNPATNTIRFSGVDVSGKIITIHDLSGVRKMYVVGRQQTLDISALQPGMYFVTISGEKILTGTFIKN, from the coding sequence ATGAAAAACCCGATCTTATTGTTTCTGTTCCTTCTTTCTTGCGTCACCGGCCATGCACAGGTCCCCTGGTTATACGTAGACGGTAACCGGATCAAAGACTCCAGTGGTAACAATGTCACCCTGAGAGGTGTGTCCATCCTGGCCCCGGAACATAATAATGAATGTACGACCTGCGCCAGCAAACCTATCAGTGAAATGCTGGAATGGCAGGCAGATGCCGGCAGAGGTTGGCAGTCGCGCGTTGTACGCCTCCAGGTCACGTGCGCAAAAGTAAGCGACCCCGCACAGAGCTTCGCTGATATTATAGACCCTTATGTACAGCAGGCCATTGCAAAAGGGTTGTATATCATCGTCGACCTTCACTTTGTGTCGAACTACGGATCAGGTGGCATACCACAGGTATTTGTGATGAATTTCTGGAAATATGTAGCGCCGAAGTATGCCAATACCCCCAACGTGCTGTTCGAAATTTATAATGAACCTATTAATCCGGATGTATGGACAACATGGAAAAGTTACATCCAGCCGGTAATAGATACGATCAGGACAGTAGCGCCAAGGAACATCATCCTGGTAGGTGGCCCCCAATGGAGTACAAGAGTGAACAGTGCCGCCGCCAACCCTATGACAGGCGGCAATCTGGTGTATGTATATCATATTTATCCCAATCAGGGAGCCGCCACAACGGCTAACCTGAATACAAGGTTTGGTACAGCTGCACAAACGATTCCCGTGATGGTAACTGAATTCGGCTGGAATGATAACAGTGATTATTCAGATGGGGTAACACGCGGTACGACCACCGGCTGGGGTACACCTTTCAGGACTTACCTGGATGCGCATCCTGAGATCGGCTGGACGGGGTATATCTTCGATAACTTCTGGAAACCTCAGTATTTTGACTGGAACTGGAACCTGATGAGTGGAGAGAACCAGGGGCAGTTTATGCAACAATGGTTTGCCGGTAAGAAAAATGACGGACAGCCCGAAGCCGTACAATTAAGCGCCTACCCTGTCTCGCCAACTGCGATTAACCTGACATGGCCAGCTGATTCAACAGGTGTCCTGAAGCGTGCTACGATTAGCGGCGGCCCTTATACGGTCATTGATTCTCTCACTGCTACTAATTATTCCGATACGGGCTTAACCGCCAATACGACCTATTATTATGCGATCAATGATGGTCCGGAAATAGCTGCTACGACAGACCCCAACGGATATGCCCCTGATGTGCCGATGTACCTGACAAGCATCGCCGGCAATGCGGCTATTGAATTGAACTGGTGGAAAAATGCAGTAGGTGCCACCAGTTATAATGTTTACAGGTCTACGGCAGCAATGGGGCCCTACACGCTGATGGCAACAGGTATTACGGGCACCACCTATACGGATGCCAGTGTGACAAATGACGTGACCTACTATTACAGGATCTCATCAGTGAGTACTGTAGAAAGTGCACAGGGCCATGCAGTAGCAGATGTGCCCTCCGCCAATATGGTGATCGTGGATAATGTTGCTGCGGTGGCCACCGGTTCATGGACAAACAGCACGTCGTCCCCCGGGTATTATGGTTCCAATTATATGGTAGACGGGAACACAGGCGCGACCGGAGGCAGGCAGATGCAGTTCACACCAGCGCTGCCCGTAGCAGGCACATATGATGTGTATATGCGCTGGGCATCGGGCACAAACAGGGCTTCCAACACCCCGGTTGATATCAACTACGATGGTGGCAGCAGCAGTTACCGTATCAATCAGCAGATAGAGAATGGTGTATGGAAATACCTGGGGACTTACAATTTCGCAGCCGGTACTACAGGAAATGTCGTGATTCGAAACGACTCCGCAAATGGATACGTGATCGCTGATGCTGTGAAATTTGTGCTACGTCCGGCGGCATTATCTGCCAGCATGCTAAAAAAGACGAACGTACAGGCGTTCACCATCTATCCTAATCCGGCTACAAACACGATCCGGTTCTCGGGGGTGGATGTAAGCGGCAAGATCATCACGATACACGACCTGTCGGGGGTACGGAAAATGTATGTGGTAGGGAGACAGCAAACACTGGATATATCAGCATTACAACCGGGAATGTATTTTGTAACGATCTCCGGGGAAAAAATATTAACAGGTACTTTCATCAAAAACTGA
- a CDS encoding M57 family metalloprotease, which produces MRKFQYILYVVLLMSFAISCSKEHTTEETSSGAINTNDPVIKRILSEGYTLSDIEELPDRYIVQHDLIFYKKEPGQGTGAPTTEQARSPYLVAPAYRNINVYLDGSFSTINLSAILDNVIAAYNAVGSGIRLTRVYSSSSANITVTQNSLQLGVCGQAGFPFSNGQPFNVVYISEYTLNYYGLTSTAQLTMLVAHELGHCIGLRHTNWQPSGESAAIHIPSTPSTDGSSIMNGGTCGASWAGLSYYDKVALLSLYPVTLGGPNNLQPGQQLAQGELIRSEDGRFILVLQGDGNLVLYYYNVALWNSGTYGNPGITKAIMQGDGNLVLYDNNFVPYWSSGTSAYPGSYLVLQNDGNLVVYQGATARWASNTGGY; this is translated from the coding sequence ATGCGCAAATTTCAGTACATACTTTATGTAGTCCTATTGATGTCATTCGCTATCAGCTGTTCCAAAGAGCATACAACCGAAGAGACATCTTCCGGTGCCATCAACACCAATGATCCTGTTATCAAAAGGATCCTGTCAGAAGGGTATACCCTCAGCGATATCGAAGAACTGCCGGATCGTTACATCGTGCAGCATGACCTGATCTTTTACAAAAAAGAACCCGGACAAGGCACTGGTGCGCCAACAACTGAACAGGCCCGTTCACCATACCTGGTGGCGCCTGCCTACCGCAATATTAACGTGTATCTTGACGGCTCATTTAGTACGATCAACCTGAGTGCGATCCTGGATAACGTAATAGCAGCGTATAACGCCGTAGGATCAGGCATACGGCTGACAAGGGTGTATTCTTCATCCAGCGCGAACATCACCGTAACACAGAACAGCTTACAGTTAGGCGTTTGTGGACAGGCAGGATTTCCGTTCTCCAATGGGCAGCCTTTCAATGTTGTCTATATTTCTGAATACACATTGAACTACTACGGTCTTACCAGTACAGCGCAGTTAACCATGCTGGTAGCCCATGAACTCGGGCATTGTATCGGGTTACGTCATACCAACTGGCAGCCAAGCGGCGAATCAGCTGCTATCCATATCCCAAGCACGCCTTCCACTGACGGCTCTTCCATCATGAATGGCGGCACCTGTGGCGCAAGCTGGGCTGGACTGTCTTATTATGATAAGGTCGCTTTATTGTCACTGTATCCTGTTACCCTGGGTGGTCCTAATAACCTGCAACCTGGTCAGCAACTTGCACAGGGTGAATTGATCCGTTCAGAAGACGGCCGGTTTATCCTCGTATTGCAGGGAGATGGTAACCTCGTTCTCTACTACTACAATGTGGCACTGTGGAACTCCGGTACTTATGGTAATCCTGGCATTACGAAGGCGATCATGCAGGGTGACGGTAACTTAGTACTGTATGATAACAATTTTGTTCCATACTGGAGTTCAGGTACATCTGCTTACCCAGGTAGTTATCTCGTGCTGCAGAACGATGGTAATCTGGTGGTTTACCAGGGTGCGACTGCACGCTGGGCCTCAAATACCGGTGGATATTAG
- a CDS encoding HAD family hydrolase: MIKLVVTDLDGTLLNDQHEVPKRFWDIASRLFRKGIKLGIATGRPHFSITENFPPIMAHVYAISDNGSFIMHDKREILSKPLPHEEIAPLVNTSRGITGTYPVLCGKDYWFLECEDKVLLEKVLIYQKNIKIVEDLTKVEEPILKMSVLDLKGADHHSFPHYTQFADRLKVALGGALWVDVTRTDANKGEAVQMLQQLTGTSPDETLVFGDFMNDYEMMKAAKYSYAMKNAYPKILEAANFVTEKDNNEEGVLDVIEALCL, encoded by the coding sequence ATGATCAAGTTAGTAGTCACAGACCTGGACGGTACGCTGTTGAATGATCAGCACGAGGTGCCGAAGCGTTTTTGGGATATTGCCAGCCGCCTGTTCAGGAAAGGAATTAAGCTGGGTATTGCTACCGGCCGACCGCATTTCAGCATTACTGAGAATTTTCCGCCTATCATGGCGCACGTATATGCTATTTCTGATAATGGTAGTTTTATCATGCATGATAAAAGGGAGATCCTGTCCAAGCCATTGCCTCATGAGGAGATTGCCCCATTGGTCAATACCTCCCGTGGTATAACGGGTACCTATCCCGTGTTATGTGGTAAAGACTATTGGTTCCTGGAATGTGAGGACAAGGTGTTACTGGAAAAGGTCCTCATCTATCAGAAGAATATAAAAATCGTGGAAGATCTCACCAAAGTGGAAGAGCCTATACTGAAGATGTCTGTACTCGATCTGAAAGGTGCAGATCATCATAGCTTTCCTCACTATACGCAGTTTGCGGACAGATTGAAGGTAGCCCTGGGTGGTGCCCTGTGGGTAGATGTGACACGTACGGATGCCAATAAGGGAGAGGCGGTGCAGATGTTGCAGCAGCTGACTGGTACAAGTCCGGATGAAACACTGGTATTCGGTGATTTTATGAACGACTATGAGATGATGAAGGCGGCAAAGTACAGTTATGCTATGAAGAACGCTTATCCGAAGATCCTCGAGGCGGCGAACTTCGTGACAGAGAAGGATAATAATGAGGAGGGTGTACTGGATGTGATAGAAGCATTGTGTTTGTAA
- a CDS encoding WGR domain-containing protein, with translation MKTRFIYQDDKSHKFWHIDTNGTDLTVQYGKVGTTGQSQTKQFASAEECLKAADKLIAEKEKKGYIRQHDDVTTTTPTPVDDAFAPPAELYADLLALATYLEEYYPEEQPEVKKVSEDDITAMEDSAGFELPSSYVDYWLEKGSFLFSKDDFTCEIYAYTGDEQQGDNLYNTLVILQNTYHFTFRLTEQEKDYFSQCCWVLGTAGTDNEVRLYVADPLENVHILHFPKGFAKTNNEGFEEAMAPIMREKSKFSMMISKTGTTSGTPVAVAEPTYQETPAAKMGDGFEELAYDEVLERLGVDQLFDYWDDEDSDYAEDYESEREYFEDGTITFHDGDLHAGEDHDIGGLIVVRGNMTITGKVSFQYYVTGNTTVDYIDLSDFQRTLGEETIRYVASAYAEDDEALRKLAYRKINAPYFFSWFYDLAYFDFAPETVITALYNYDDLTAYETDNTFLMWHEYAYAFKPELYYTVEASHHDELTVAIDSFYEAVKGGLNPFLDGVTPEGINLVKKGEALEQENDLLGAYQTYRKAISTSPGYYPAYKAAGKLLYDQKAYAQAMELYAKAIPLTPEKVQYEISCIENGGIAAIRLGKYDQAIEWAQIGIARDNQVAFSLRILAEALICMGELEEAKPYLERSIKIKNFFSNNWLLGLIYFLQGDTQKADTYYQVAVEKNGKARPYTEHKDLTYIYGEPVTVDWDTRKPVSTEKGQEYWDRFLTESLPEYGLDLYSRVGQWPSQWIFAKVSKIPAKYRTSEMLHLLLDHTTREQPDITGRVIAYFDPALLTEEIIFQAVNRMEPAQYEEIPAACISEKLLRIHPKGIDLSVLPADQLNYALCFDAVSQNQHNYKYVPKAFQDERMNVALIAGGNLGDYPVKRLPSKYYTNEYIKQAIDIHIMAITRLPMALVDKEVYEHAVSRYGSDPMWPFIVERYDGNTWRYGSLSTVEILGENVRKFGIDVFDHVEAKYISRQSYSYYKKHLGHLPAFEEKVKTYGWEKNRQKSSEYDEEKQFSYDTFRKVWSCFWTEDFIIKALGKKEDRERLLSLPDKFKTQRICDIAVKMNAYDFAFVPRQFITQEMCMDACSSKYGSALEYVPLEMRTTEICKASVARSADNIKFVPVPLRSTELCINAILQDSRLTTYIPHALYTAVFESCFKNRKKSFSEDFLLVNWGLGLIIDKQYSAAREKLSAVSTDSSKHYHHATYYIGWSYFLEGDLKTAKEHFTKSQDVAKQADLYNAEMLTIPYASFQLLPVPEVYPFYKEQFNTQMEEASVLVQNGDYSEAMALLKNLEKQLTDAQCSEMNWWAYVWDHQRYALYEAGEQGASLDLCRRIIAELGKVTLWDYLEDHNIIRAALRAAHNNLAYSYYQTATDLAGVKEGLHHIKATVKTIAPIENKSVLNIFYETQALLLYRAMGFDPAYRKDLEKVVAKIEKLRSKDQIELSDEYEQIKL, from the coding sequence ATGAAAACCAGGTTCATTTACCAGGACGACAAATCACACAAATTCTGGCATATCGACACAAATGGTACTGACCTTACCGTACAATATGGCAAAGTTGGCACGACAGGACAATCCCAAACCAAACAGTTCGCTTCTGCAGAAGAATGCCTGAAAGCGGCGGACAAACTGATCGCTGAAAAAGAAAAGAAAGGCTATATCCGGCAGCATGACGACGTAACCACCACGACGCCTACACCGGTGGATGACGCATTTGCACCTCCCGCCGAACTGTATGCAGATCTCCTGGCCTTGGCAACATACCTGGAAGAATACTATCCGGAAGAACAACCGGAGGTAAAAAAGGTAAGCGAAGACGATATTACGGCTATGGAAGACAGTGCCGGATTCGAACTACCTTCTTCCTATGTGGACTACTGGCTTGAAAAAGGTAGCTTCCTTTTCAGCAAAGATGATTTCACCTGCGAGATCTATGCCTATACCGGCGACGAGCAGCAGGGTGATAACCTGTATAACACACTGGTCATCCTTCAGAATACCTATCATTTCACCTTCCGGCTGACAGAACAGGAGAAAGACTATTTTTCACAGTGCTGTTGGGTACTCGGCACGGCCGGCACTGACAATGAGGTACGGCTGTACGTAGCCGATCCGCTGGAAAATGTACATATCCTCCATTTCCCGAAGGGATTTGCAAAGACAAATAATGAGGGCTTTGAGGAAGCAATGGCGCCCATCATGCGTGAAAAGAGCAAATTCAGCATGATGATCTCAAAAACGGGTACTACATCGGGTACACCGGTTGCAGTAGCTGAACCCACCTATCAGGAGACCCCGGCTGCAAAAATGGGAGATGGTTTCGAGGAACTGGCATATGATGAGGTACTGGAACGCCTGGGGGTAGACCAGCTGTTTGACTACTGGGACGATGAAGACAGTGACTACGCTGAAGACTATGAAAGCGAACGTGAATACTTCGAAGATGGAACGATCACCTTTCATGACGGCGACCTTCATGCCGGAGAAGATCATGATATCGGCGGACTGATTGTGGTGCGGGGCAATATGACCATCACAGGAAAGGTCTCTTTTCAATACTACGTGACCGGCAATACGACGGTTGATTATATCGACCTGTCAGATTTCCAGCGAACACTGGGTGAGGAAACCATTAGATACGTTGCCTCCGCCTACGCTGAAGACGACGAAGCATTGCGTAAATTGGCATACAGAAAGATCAATGCTCCCTACTTCTTCTCCTGGTTCTACGACCTCGCGTATTTTGATTTTGCGCCGGAGACGGTGATCACGGCCCTCTACAACTATGATGACCTGACCGCCTACGAAACGGATAACACCTTCCTGATGTGGCATGAGTATGCCTATGCGTTCAAACCGGAGCTGTACTACACCGTTGAAGCATCTCATCACGATGAACTGACTGTGGCAATAGACTCTTTTTATGAGGCCGTGAAGGGCGGACTGAACCCCTTCCTCGATGGCGTAACGCCCGAAGGCATCAATCTGGTAAAAAAGGGAGAAGCACTGGAACAGGAAAATGACCTGCTCGGCGCTTACCAGACTTACAGGAAAGCCATCAGCACTTCACCAGGATATTACCCTGCTTATAAGGCGGCCGGCAAACTCTTATATGACCAAAAGGCCTATGCGCAGGCCATGGAACTTTATGCTAAAGCTATTCCGCTCACGCCGGAAAAAGTGCAGTACGAGATCAGCTGTATCGAAAATGGCGGAATAGCCGCCATCAGACTGGGCAAATACGATCAGGCCATTGAATGGGCACAGATAGGAATTGCCAGAGACAATCAGGTAGCTTTTTCACTAAGGATACTCGCAGAAGCATTGATCTGCATGGGGGAACTGGAGGAAGCGAAGCCTTATCTGGAAAGATCGATTAAAATAAAAAACTTTTTCAGCAACAACTGGTTACTGGGGCTCATCTACTTCCTGCAGGGAGATACGCAGAAAGCCGATACCTACTATCAGGTGGCCGTTGAGAAAAATGGTAAAGCCAGACCTTACACAGAACATAAAGACCTTACCTACATCTACGGTGAACCTGTCACGGTAGACTGGGACACCCGAAAACCAGTATCGACAGAGAAAGGACAGGAATACTGGGACCGGTTCCTGACAGAAAGCCTGCCGGAATATGGTCTGGATCTCTATTCAAGAGTCGGCCAGTGGCCATCGCAATGGATATTTGCAAAGGTCAGTAAAATACCAGCAAAGTACCGGACCAGTGAAATGCTACACTTGCTACTGGACCATACAACCCGGGAACAACCGGATATCACCGGACGTGTGATCGCTTATTTTGATCCGGCGTTACTGACGGAAGAGATCATTTTCCAGGCAGTGAACAGGATGGAACCAGCACAGTATGAGGAAATTCCTGCGGCCTGTATATCCGAGAAACTGCTACGGATACACCCCAAAGGCATCGACCTCTCTGTACTACCGGCTGACCAACTGAATTATGCCCTCTGCTTTGACGCGGTGAGCCAGAACCAGCACAACTACAAATACGTACCAAAGGCGTTTCAGGACGAGCGGATGAATGTTGCACTGATAGCAGGTGGCAACCTCGGAGACTATCCTGTAAAGCGTCTACCTTCTAAATATTATACCAACGAATATATTAAACAGGCGATCGATATTCATATCATGGCGATCACCAGATTACCCATGGCGCTTGTCGACAAAGAAGTCTACGAGCATGCAGTGAGCCGGTATGGTAGTGATCCTATGTGGCCTTTCATTGTAGAACGCTATGACGGGAATACCTGGCGTTACGGTTCACTGTCAACGGTAGAAATACTGGGTGAAAATGTCCGGAAATTCGGGATTGACGTGTTTGATCATGTAGAGGCAAAATATATTTCCAGACAAAGTTACAGCTACTACAAAAAACACCTGGGACACCTGCCGGCATTTGAGGAGAAGGTAAAAACCTATGGCTGGGAAAAGAACAGGCAGAAGAGCAGCGAATATGACGAGGAGAAACAATTCTCCTATGACACTTTCCGCAAAGTATGGTCCTGCTTCTGGACGGAAGACTTTATTATAAAGGCGCTGGGCAAAAAAGAGGATAGGGAGCGCCTGCTTAGTCTCCCGGATAAATTTAAGACACAGCGGATCTGCGATATCGCCGTAAAGATGAACGCCTATGACTTTGCGTTCGTGCCGCGCCAGTTTATTACGCAGGAGATGTGCATGGATGCCTGTTCGAGTAAATATGGCAGTGCGCTTGAATACGTTCCTTTGGAAATGCGGACCACGGAGATCTGCAAAGCGTCAGTGGCCAGAAGTGCGGACAATATTAAATTCGTCCCTGTACCACTCCGTAGTACTGAACTTTGTATCAATGCGATCTTACAGGACAGCAGGCTCACGACTTATATTCCGCATGCGTTATACACAGCAGTATTCGAATCCTGTTTTAAGAACAGGAAGAAAAGCTTCTCCGAAGATTTTCTCCTGGTCAACTGGGGCCTGGGCCTGATCATCGATAAACAATACAGCGCTGCAAGAGAAAAACTCTCTGCTGTAAGTACAGATAGCAGTAAGCATTACCATCATGCCACTTATTACATCGGCTGGAGTTATTTCCTGGAAGGCGACCTCAAAACTGCCAAAGAGCACTTTACCAAATCGCAGGACGTGGCCAAACAAGCCGATCTGTATAACGCAGAGATGCTGACAATTCCTTACGCATCCTTCCAGCTACTGCCCGTACCGGAAGTCTATCCATTCTATAAAGAGCAGTTCAACACACAAATGGAAGAGGCCTCAGTGCTGGTACAAAACGGCGATTACAGTGAAGCGATGGCTTTACTGAAAAACCTGGAAAAACAGCTCACTGATGCGCAATGCTCCGAAATGAACTGGTGGGCCTACGTATGGGATCATCAGCGTTATGCACTGTATGAAGCCGGTGAACAGGGAGCTTCCCTTGATCTCTGCCGTCGCATCATTGCCGAGTTGGGGAAGGTCACACTCTGGGACTATCTGGAAGACCACAATATTATCCGGGCTGCGTTACGTGCGGCGCATAATAATCTGGCCTACAGCTATTATCAGACAGCTACGGACCTTGCCGGTGTGAAGGAGGGCCTGCATCACATCAAGGCTACGGTGAAGACCATCGCACCTATCGAGAATAAAAGCGTACTGAATATATTCTACGAAACACAGGCACTGCTGCTGTATAGGGCCATGGGCTTTGACCCTGCCTACAGAAAAGACCTGGAGAAGGTCGTCGCGAAGATCGAAAAACTGCGGTCGAAAGATCAGATCGAGCTGAGTGATGAGTACGAACAGATAAAATTGTAA
- a CDS encoding fatty acid desaturase family protein, with protein sequence MSFISTVLAPPSYGWKTSDGALVKPTTRQLFSEFFKRINIFASRKNWLPFFSWMSTLCLAPFFVLFIWKEITDFNAWYLLVAFVYGMIFMGTHGTIWYHRYGTHHAYTFSNKFWRFFTENIVIKLIPEELYIVSHHVHHALSDQPGDPYNAEGGFLYCFLADANHQPIAKDLSKEDYEKAAAMLRHTGVKANSYAAYQKWGSIANPWYTLLAMAANLAFWLTIFYLIGGTYLVLATMAGAGVWGIGVRTFNYEGHAKGEEKQVSGFDYNNKDKSINQWWPGIVAGEWHNNHHLYPASARSGFLKGQIDLAWCYIWTLKLIGGVSSCRDAKKQFLETYRKPYLEQQQQMKEGIVKPAPVVR encoded by the coding sequence ATGTCCTTTATTTCAACTGTTTTAGCTCCTCCCAGTTATGGGTGGAAGACCAGCGATGGTGCACTGGTAAAACCTACAACCAGACAATTATTCTCCGAGTTTTTTAAGCGGATCAACATCTTTGCTTCCCGCAAAAACTGGTTGCCGTTTTTTTCATGGATGAGTACTTTGTGCCTGGCACCCTTCTTTGTCTTGTTCATCTGGAAAGAGATCACTGACTTTAATGCCTGGTACCTGCTGGTAGCATTTGTATATGGTATGATCTTCATGGGTACACACGGTACGATCTGGTACCATCGCTATGGCACCCATCATGCGTATACCTTCAGTAATAAGTTCTGGCGTTTCTTTACTGAAAATATTGTCATCAAACTCATACCGGAAGAATTATATATCGTATCTCACCATGTGCATCATGCCTTGTCCGATCAACCCGGTGATCCTTACAATGCGGAAGGAGGCTTTTTATATTGCTTCCTGGCAGATGCCAATCATCAGCCGATCGCCAAAGACCTCAGTAAGGAAGACTATGAAAAAGCGGCCGCAATGCTGCGTCATACCGGTGTGAAGGCAAACAGCTATGCAGCTTATCAGAAATGGGGTTCTATTGCGAATCCATGGTATACGCTGCTGGCAATGGCGGCTAACCTCGCTTTCTGGCTGACCATCTTTTACCTGATAGGGGGTACTTATCTGGTACTGGCGACCATGGCTGGTGCAGGTGTTTGGGGTATAGGTGTCAGGACCTTTAATTACGAAGGTCATGCGAAAGGAGAAGAAAAACAGGTGTCCGGATTTGACTATAACAATAAAGACAAGTCTATCAATCAGTGGTGGCCTGGTATCGTAGCTGGTGAATGGCATAATAACCACCACCTTTATCCTGCCAGTGCCCGTTCAGGATTTCTGAAAGGACAGATCGATCTTGCATGGTGCTATATCTGGACACTGAAGCTTATTGGTGGCGTTAGTTCCTGCAGGGATGCTAAAAAGCAGTTCCTGGAGACCTATAGAAAGCCTTACCTGGAACAACAGCAGCAGATGAAGGAAGGCATTGTAAAGCCCGCGCCTGTAGTCAGATAA
- a CDS encoding M57 family metalloprotease: MMKIPLRPYLMAGALSLFFYSCSKHAEKTTELSPSKDDAVIAYIKKLGFPASAIKDAGNEYIVEGDISFPKDMEVPSLTGPTTEQYYTGYLVSQANRTNIRVMVDASMQSMIAEVNSAIDQWNTVPNTDLHFTIVTSGSYDILVRDQNLGAGGCGQARFPINGLAGGLVMINKSYIAGNSFEQRQRTITHEFGHCIGFRHTNWAANGEPQNGTDDIGTPAGAIDVPGVGGTDAGSLMNGSQCGIGASRLSDKDKQAAASLYPKTFPNGSSGTLATMAGIDIGNDDAVYFWGLAGQVTRGNSTLIYGPTTGYTLPAGKTYADVIDMGIANTGYAYVWYKDGTVSAGSQYNLGSFFAPKPFQLPAGKTPADIVGIAIAKNTSYCYAWYSDGTVSAGYSDNLGAYIAPYPYTLAPGKTYTDIADIGIAASSGWCYAWYKDNTMSVGYSDDLDYYIPLKPMN, from the coding sequence ATGATGAAAATCCCCCTGAGGCCCTACCTGATGGCAGGCGCACTATCACTGTTTTTTTATTCCTGTAGCAAGCATGCGGAAAAGACCACGGAACTCAGTCCCTCGAAAGATGACGCTGTTATAGCCTATATCAAAAAACTGGGCTTTCCGGCGTCGGCTATCAAAGATGCCGGCAATGAGTATATCGTGGAAGGTGACATCTCGTTTCCAAAAGACATGGAGGTTCCGTCCCTGACGGGTCCCACTACCGAACAGTATTATACGGGATACCTGGTTAGCCAGGCAAACCGTACCAATATCAGGGTAATGGTGGATGCCTCTATGCAGAGTATGATCGCTGAGGTCAATTCGGCTATTGACCAATGGAACACTGTACCTAATACAGATCTCCATTTTACGATTGTGACCAGCGGGTCTTATGACATCCTGGTCAGGGACCAGAACCTGGGCGCTGGCGGCTGCGGACAGGCAAGATTTCCGATTAACGGCCTGGCAGGCGGTCTTGTAATGATTAACAAGTCCTACATTGCCGGTAACAGCTTCGAGCAAAGACAAAGGACCATTACGCACGAGTTCGGGCATTGTATCGGCTTCAGGCACACCAACTGGGCCGCGAACGGAGAGCCACAGAATGGCACGGATGATATTGGCACACCGGCAGGCGCCATCGATGTACCTGGCGTGGGTGGAACCGATGCGGGTTCACTGATGAATGGCAGCCAGTGTGGCATAGGCGCCAGCCGTTTGTCTGATAAGGATAAGCAGGCAGCAGCCTCGCTATATCCGAAGACATTCCCTAACGGTTCTTCCGGTACATTAGCTACCATGGCCGGTATTGATATTGGTAATGATGATGCAGTGTATTTCTGGGGACTGGCTGGTCAGGTAACAAGGGGTAACTCGACTTTGATCTATGGACCGACCACGGGTTACACGTTACCGGCAGGCAAGACGTATGCAGATGTGATTGACATGGGAATAGCCAATACAGGGTATGCCTATGTATGGTATAAGGACGGCACCGTGTCCGCAGGTAGTCAATATAATCTCGGCTCCTTCTTTGCACCCAAGCCCTTTCAACTTCCTGCGGGAAAAACACCTGCCGATATAGTAGGCATTGCTATTGCCAAGAATACAAGTTATTGTTATGCATGGTACTCGGATGGGACAGTATCTGCCGGTTACTCAGATAATCTGGGTGCATACATTGCCCCTTACCCCTACACACTGGCTCCTGGTAAAACATATACCGATATCGCTGATATTGGTATAGCGGCAAGTTCCGGCTGGTGTTATGCCTGGTACAAGGATAATACCATGTCAGTCGGATATTCTGACGATCTGGATTACTATATTCCGTTAAAGCCGATGAACTGA